Proteins found in one Sphingobium sp. V4 genomic segment:
- the mrdA gene encoding penicillin-binding protein 2, translated as MKFPGPKRKIVTEATQSFTFSRRAMVVGGLQGAIGALLVGRMGWISVAENEKYSLLSESNRVNLTLIPPRRGWILDRHGKTLANNRTDFRVDLIPQRVVDGEATIRHLAQLLSLESDEVDRIREELDKSAGFRPVQVADKLTYDQYAAVSVRLPDLPGVAPSQGFSRYYPAGATVGHLLGYVGAATAEEYKERKDPLLITPGFKVGKDGLEKAFDRHLTGRPGAKRVEVTARGKIVRELTTRPDTPGKPVSLTIDAGLQEYAGRRLATQSGSVVVIDCANGDVLAMASMPSFDPNSFSDGISHLEYEMLSKDDHIPLRNKTLQGLYPPGSTVKPMVALALLEAGVGPQERISCAGALRVGNTLFHCHKRRGHGPLDMRGAIAQSCDIYFYQMAQRVGMDRIAQMARRVGMGQRFDLPFPSQSYGTVPDPAWKERKYDQSWQAYDTVNATIGQGYMLINPLQMAVMAARLATGRQLMPNFLLGAKRPPPTSVGATEEHLVIIRDAMSAVVNGGGTGGAARMNIPGVLIAGKTGTAQVRRITMAERRAGVRRDSSLAFKLRDHALFQGFAPFDNPRYAVACIIEHGGHMIRNEDAPMIASDTLSYLFDPTKAMEKLVTLEKGWGGTPAERQARQMAAFRLAKAIEKGEAPPPVADNAANAAVANATAPSPVAAEDAANDVPPPPGSNATDAP; from the coding sequence ATGAAGTTTCCCGGTCCCAAGCGCAAGATCGTCACCGAAGCCACCCAGTCCTTCACCTTCAGCCGCCGCGCGATGGTGGTGGGGGGATTGCAAGGCGCGATCGGGGCGCTGCTGGTCGGTCGCATGGGCTGGATCAGCGTCGCTGAAAACGAGAAATACAGCCTGCTTTCCGAAAGTAACCGGGTCAACCTCACGCTCATTCCGCCGCGCCGGGGCTGGATCCTCGATCGCCATGGCAAGACGCTGGCGAACAACCGGACCGATTTTCGCGTCGACCTGATCCCGCAGCGCGTGGTGGACGGCGAGGCGACGATCCGGCACCTCGCCCAGTTGCTGAGCCTGGAATCGGACGAAGTCGATCGCATCCGCGAGGAACTGGACAAGTCGGCGGGATTTCGTCCGGTCCAGGTCGCCGACAAGCTGACCTATGACCAATATGCCGCCGTCAGCGTCCGCCTGCCCGACCTGCCCGGCGTCGCGCCCAGCCAGGGCTTTTCGCGCTATTATCCTGCGGGCGCCACGGTCGGGCACCTGCTCGGCTATGTCGGGGCCGCCACGGCGGAGGAATATAAGGAGCGCAAGGATCCGCTGCTCATCACGCCGGGATTCAAGGTCGGCAAGGATGGGCTGGAAAAGGCGTTCGACCGGCACCTGACCGGCAGGCCCGGCGCCAAGCGGGTCGAGGTAACGGCGCGCGGCAAGATCGTGCGCGAACTCACGACACGCCCCGACACGCCGGGCAAGCCCGTCAGCCTGACCATCGATGCCGGGCTTCAGGAATATGCGGGGCGGCGCCTTGCGACGCAAAGCGGTTCGGTCGTCGTGATCGATTGCGCCAACGGCGACGTACTCGCCATGGCCTCCATGCCCAGCTTCGATCCCAACAGCTTTTCCGACGGCATCAGCCATCTGGAATATGAGATGCTGTCGAAGGACGATCATATTCCGCTGCGCAACAAGACCTTGCAGGGGCTCTATCCGCCGGGCTCTACGGTGAAGCCAATGGTGGCGCTGGCGCTGCTGGAGGCTGGCGTCGGGCCGCAGGAGCGGATCAGTTGCGCCGGCGCGCTGCGCGTGGGCAACACCTTGTTCCACTGCCACAAGCGGCGCGGGCACGGCCCGCTCGACATGCGGGGCGCGATCGCCCAGAGCTGCGACATCTATTTCTACCAGATGGCGCAGCGCGTCGGAATGGACCGGATCGCCCAGATGGCGCGGCGGGTGGGCATGGGCCAGCGCTTCGACCTGCCCTTCCCCAGCCAGAGCTACGGCACCGTTCCCGATCCGGCCTGGAAGGAACGCAAATATGATCAGAGCTGGCAAGCCTATGATACGGTGAACGCCACCATCGGCCAGGGCTATATGCTCATCAATCCGCTCCAGATGGCGGTGATGGCCGCGCGCCTGGCGACCGGCCGGCAACTCATGCCCAATTTCCTTCTGGGTGCCAAGCGGCCGCCGCCCACGTCTGTCGGCGCCACCGAGGAGCATCTGGTCATCATTCGCGACGCGATGAGCGCCGTGGTCAATGGCGGCGGCACCGGCGGCGCCGCGCGGATGAACATTCCCGGCGTGCTCATCGCGGGCAAGACCGGCACCGCCCAGGTCCGGCGCATCACCATGGCCGAGCGCCGCGCGGGCGTGCGGCGGGACAGCTCATTGGCGTTCAAGCTGCGCGACCACGCCCTGTTCCAGGGCTTCGCCCCCTTCGACAATCCACGCTATGCGGTCGCCTGCATCATCGAGCATGGCGGACATATGATCCGCAACGAGGACGCGCCGATGATCGCCAGCGACACCCTGTCCTATCTGTTCGATCCCACCAAGGCGATGGAGAAGCTGGTCACGCTGGAAAAGGGTTGGGGCGGCACCCCCGCCGAACGGCAGGCGCGACAGATGGCCGCATTCCGCCTGGCCAAGGCGATCGAGAAAGGGGAAGCGCCGCCACCCGTCGCCGACAATGCGGCCAACGCCGCCGTCGCCAACGCAACGGCACCGTCTCCCGTTGCCGCCGAAGATGCGGCCAACGATGTTCCGCCACCGCCCGGCAGCAACGCGACGGACGCGCCATGA
- the qatA gene encoding Qat anti-phage system ATPase QatA — protein MFLFDNETKVDLLNNEPIAASIVALLRDNPSKPMTIGVHGDWGAGKSSILEMIETQFETHANSVCLKFNGWRFQGFEDAKIALIEGIVTALVEKRPMLTKAGDTVKDIFSRIDWLKVARHAGGLALTATTGIPSPDLVAGLFAKLKDLAADPAKLATKESLDAAAEGANGLLKPSSKKVPEEIQAFRKAFDELLEKAGVDQLVVLIDDLDRCLPDTAIETLEAVRLFLFTDNTAFVVAADEAMIEYSVRKHFPDLPDSTGPRDYARNYLEKLIQVPFRIPALGDVETRSYVTLLLVGAELGEDHAGFKELIAEARIALREPWKGGGVDAALLRDTLGDLGDKAHEVVAALTLSDQIGPLLARGTFGNPRQIKRFLNALLLREHTARNRQFGDDFKRTVLAKLMLAERFIPRLFEQVANDAAQDQGGFCRRLDKLEAGPVAAPIAEVASESSTEEVTSRRKPKPETTPAPTPASDQILDEWRVDDRVTEWAKLEPKLTGVDLRPYLFIARDRKDFFGAASTLGHLQGIVDILMLPKVAIGAQGAKLNELVPAEASKVFEGVRSRIMSNEDFKQKPKGIDGIIALVTAQPALQPSLLDLIEQLPADRCGAWLASGWNAALTASQSGQRFALIVKRWNDQDDNAALKMAAGAAMSLKSKAKS, from the coding sequence ATGTTTTTGTTCGACAACGAGACCAAGGTCGACCTGCTCAACAATGAGCCGATCGCCGCGTCTATCGTGGCGTTGCTGCGGGACAATCCATCAAAGCCAATGACGATCGGCGTCCACGGCGACTGGGGCGCTGGAAAGTCGAGCATTCTCGAGATGATCGAGACTCAGTTCGAGACCCATGCGAATTCTGTCTGCCTGAAGTTCAACGGCTGGCGGTTTCAAGGCTTCGAAGACGCAAAGATCGCCTTGATCGAGGGTATCGTTACCGCGCTCGTCGAAAAGCGCCCGATGCTGACCAAGGCCGGCGATACCGTGAAAGACATCTTCAGCCGGATCGATTGGCTGAAGGTCGCGAGGCATGCTGGGGGACTCGCATTGACCGCGACGACCGGTATTCCTTCTCCCGATCTGGTGGCCGGGCTTTTTGCCAAGCTCAAGGACCTCGCCGCCGATCCCGCAAAGCTTGCGACGAAGGAGAGCCTCGACGCGGCCGCCGAAGGGGCCAACGGCCTGTTGAAGCCCTCGTCGAAGAAAGTGCCGGAAGAGATTCAGGCCTTCCGGAAGGCCTTCGACGAGCTCTTGGAGAAGGCGGGAGTCGATCAGTTGGTTGTGCTGATCGATGATCTCGATCGGTGCCTTCCCGATACCGCGATCGAAACGCTCGAGGCCGTCCGACTCTTCCTGTTCACGGACAACACCGCGTTCGTCGTTGCCGCCGATGAGGCAATGATCGAGTACTCCGTTCGCAAGCACTTCCCCGACCTGCCCGACAGCACCGGTCCGCGCGACTATGCGCGCAACTATCTCGAGAAGCTGATCCAGGTGCCGTTCCGGATTCCGGCGCTCGGCGACGTTGAGACCCGATCGTACGTGACGCTGCTGCTCGTGGGTGCAGAGCTGGGCGAGGACCACGCCGGCTTCAAAGAGCTGATCGCCGAAGCACGGATAGCGTTACGAGAGCCCTGGAAGGGCGGCGGCGTCGATGCGGCTTTGCTACGCGACACGCTCGGCGACCTTGGCGACAAAGCTCACGAGGTAGTCGCGGCATTGACCCTGAGCGACCAGATTGGTCCGCTCCTCGCTCGCGGAACGTTCGGCAACCCTCGTCAGATCAAGCGGTTCCTGAATGCGCTGCTGTTGCGCGAACACACCGCCCGCAACCGACAGTTTGGTGACGACTTCAAGCGCACGGTCCTCGCCAAGCTGATGCTCGCCGAACGCTTTATCCCACGCCTGTTCGAGCAGGTCGCGAATGACGCTGCACAGGACCAGGGAGGTTTCTGCAGGAGGTTGGACAAGCTCGAGGCAGGCCCGGTTGCGGCGCCCATCGCCGAGGTTGCATCCGAATCGTCCACAGAAGAAGTTACATCCCGGCGCAAGCCGAAACCCGAGACGACTCCCGCACCCACTCCCGCGAGCGATCAGATCCTCGATGAATGGCGGGTCGACGACCGTGTGACAGAATGGGCCAAGCTCGAACCGAAACTGACGGGCGTCGATCTTCGCCCGTATTTGTTCATCGCCCGCGACCGGAAGGATTTCTTCGGCGCCGCGTCCACGCTGGGCCATCTCCAGGGCATCGTGGATATCCTGATGCTGCCCAAGGTCGCGATAGGCGCGCAGGGTGCGAAGCTCAACGAACTGGTGCCCGCCGAAGCGAGCAAGGTTTTCGAGGGCGTCCGGTCGCGGATCATGTCGAATGAGGACTTCAAGCAGAAGCCCAAGGGTATCGACGGCATCATCGCGCTCGTCACTGCGCAGCCTGCGCTACAGCCCAGCCTGCTCGATCTCATCGAGCAACTCCCTGCCGACCGCTGTGGT
- a CDS encoding SDR family NAD(P)-dependent oxidoreductase — protein MTDQFGWASTTDDVLSGVDLRGKRVLVTGVSAGLGVETARTLVAHGADVVGAARNLAKAEQATEVVRSAAQTGGGSLQLIELDLADLADVRDCANRLLADGRLFDLIIANAGVMAAPFGRTVDGFEMQFATNHLGHFVLVNHIASLLRDRARLVTLSSAAHHISDVDLVDPNFEHTDYDPWVSYGRSKTAPALFAVAFDKRHRGRGVRATSVHPGGIQTELNRHIGLEADLALADQMNEALAAAGQPLFRYKSVPQGAATSVWAGVVAEADIVGGHYCEDCHVALINDGPTMDGVRSYAIDPDHADALWAKSEELVGERF, from the coding sequence ATGACTGACCAATTTGGATGGGCTTCTACGACCGACGACGTGCTGTCCGGCGTTGACCTTCGGGGTAAGCGGGTGCTCGTAACCGGTGTATCTGCAGGCCTCGGCGTCGAGACTGCGCGCACGCTCGTGGCCCATGGCGCTGATGTGGTCGGGGCGGCACGCAATCTTGCTAAGGCCGAGCAGGCGACAGAAGTCGTCAGGTCCGCCGCGCAGACCGGCGGTGGCAGTCTGCAACTGATCGAGCTTGATCTCGCCGACCTGGCGGATGTGCGTGACTGTGCCAATCGCCTGTTGGCGGATGGTCGTCTGTTCGATCTCATCATCGCCAATGCTGGCGTGATGGCAGCCCCGTTCGGCCGCACCGTCGATGGCTTCGAGATGCAGTTTGCCACCAACCATCTTGGCCATTTCGTGCTGGTCAACCATATTGCCTCGCTGCTGCGTGATAGGGCCCGACTGGTCACTCTGTCATCGGCCGCGCATCACATCTCGGACGTCGACCTTGTCGATCCGAATTTCGAGCACACGGACTACGATCCGTGGGTGTCCTACGGCCGCTCCAAGACGGCGCCGGCCCTGTTCGCTGTGGCGTTCGACAAACGGCATCGTGGGCGCGGCGTCCGCGCAACCAGCGTACATCCGGGCGGTATCCAGACCGAACTCAATCGGCACATTGGCCTCGAAGCAGATCTGGCGCTTGCCGACCAGATGAATGAGGCTCTGGCGGCTGCCGGGCAACCGCTCTTCCGATATAAGTCGGTTCCTCAAGGCGCTGCGACCTCGGTCTGGGCAGGTGTCGTGGCCGAGGCAGACATAGTCGGTGGCCACTACTGCGAAGATTGCCACGTCGCTTTGATCAACGATGGACCGACCATGGATGGTGTCCGCTCCTATGCGATCGATCCCGATCATGCCGATGCGCTGTGGGCCAAGAGCGAGGAACTCGTGGGCGAGCGCTTCTAA
- a CDS encoding LysR family transcriptional regulator — MQRDDLNDLHAFSAIAEDGNFTRAAARLGMSQSALSHALRRLETRLDIRLLTRTTRNVAPTEAGSRLLGQLTPALEMIEEGLRSIGDLRKTPSGTIRITASEHACDTVLWPAVKEWLPHYPEVIVEISLDSRMTDIVGDRFDAGIRIGESVDKDMIAVRIGPDLRLIVVASPDYLDRAGTPESPHDLADHRAVNLRMRSGGGIYVWELERDGHGVRVPMEGALIFDDSQMVLEGAIAGFGLAMAMEDVAAPYLTNGALKQVLTEWTQPFAGYFLYYPSRRQHSAAFSLLLDRLRERGRI, encoded by the coding sequence ATGCAGCGAGACGATCTCAACGACCTTCATGCCTTCTCCGCCATCGCAGAAGATGGGAACTTCACCCGCGCCGCTGCCCGACTCGGGATGTCCCAGTCGGCACTCAGCCACGCACTCAGGCGCCTTGAAACGCGCCTCGACATCCGTCTGCTGACCCGCACTACACGCAATGTTGCGCCGACCGAAGCCGGTAGCCGACTGCTAGGCCAGCTGACGCCTGCGCTTGAAATGATCGAAGAAGGGCTGCGTTCGATTGGCGACCTGCGCAAGACGCCCTCGGGCACGATCCGCATCACGGCGAGCGAGCATGCCTGTGACACGGTGCTGTGGCCGGCAGTGAAAGAATGGCTGCCGCATTATCCGGAGGTAATTGTAGAAATCAGTCTCGATTCCCGGATGACCGACATCGTTGGTGACAGGTTCGACGCCGGAATACGAATCGGTGAGTCAGTCGACAAAGACATGATCGCGGTGCGCATCGGGCCGGACCTACGCCTGATCGTTGTCGCATCGCCCGACTATCTTGATCGGGCCGGCACACCCGAAAGCCCCCACGACCTCGCGGATCACCGTGCCGTAAATCTGCGGATGCGCAGTGGCGGGGGAATCTATGTGTGGGAGTTGGAACGGGACGGGCATGGGGTACGCGTGCCGATGGAGGGAGCACTGATTTTCGATGATTCTCAGATGGTGCTTGAGGGCGCGATAGCCGGCTTTGGCTTGGCGATGGCGATGGAGGACGTCGCTGCGCCGTACCTTACAAATGGTGCCCTTAAACAGGTGCTCACCGAATGGACTCAGCCGTTCGCCGGCTATTTCCTCTATTATCCCAGTCGCCGGCAGCATTCAGCCGCCTTCAGCCTTCTTCTCGATCGGCTCCGGGAGCGTGGCCGCATTTAA
- a CDS encoding rod shape-determining protein MreD: MIDPHLLHVPRLGRHPGRFRLAGTPVITVMLGSLATTLPLIAQSPIMPPFGLLLLLSWRLLRPELWRTWIGLPLGLFDDLVGGQPIGSGMFLWTVALIGVDFIEHRLVWRSYKQDWLIAGIAIIFCLSGGLFFARITGGGDIRLLLVAPQMVWTVLLFPFIVRQCARIDRWRVMA; the protein is encoded by the coding sequence GTGATCGACCCGCATCTGCTGCACGTCCCGCGCCTGGGCCGGCATCCCGGCCGGTTCCGCCTCGCCGGGACGCCCGTCATCACCGTCATGCTGGGGTCGCTCGCGACCACGTTGCCGCTGATCGCCCAGTCGCCGATCATGCCGCCCTTCGGCCTGCTGCTGCTGCTGTCGTGGCGGCTGCTGCGGCCCGAATTGTGGCGGACCTGGATCGGCCTCCCGCTAGGCCTGTTCGATGACCTGGTGGGCGGCCAGCCGATCGGATCGGGGATGTTTTTGTGGACGGTCGCCCTGATCGGCGTCGACTTCATCGAACATCGACTGGTCTGGCGCAGCTACAAGCAGGACTGGCTAATCGCCGGCATCGCGATTATCTTCTGCCTGTCAGGGGGGCTTTTCTTCGCGCGGATCACCGGCGGAGGCGATATAAGGTTGCTGTTGGTCGCGCCGCAGATGGTCTGGACGGTCCTGCTCTTTCCCTTCATTGTCCGGCAATGCGCCCGGATCGACCGCTGGCGTGTGATGGCATGA
- the mreC gene encoding rod shape-determining protein MreC, whose translation MARPPSRRPGINRKAQYSLFASYVVAVAGAAAGLLLVVVAMFDPTGFAGLRTVTAELTRPVSAGLKNMVSGISSVDEVLAAYWRAGSQNVALRRQVETDRNRIIEAKAVKQENARLKKLLKLVDEDQSDLLTARLISSSSSSARRFARLNAGRWQGVRPGMPVRAAEGLIGRIHSTTPNTAEVLLLTDTGNIVPIRRANDSVPAISTGAGDGSLEIRALSAGRNPFKPGDLLVTSGIGGIYQPNIPVAVVVRVEGEIAWGFPLANPSRVDAVVVERAFEEVVTRGGAAETAQEAAPAANASAP comes from the coding sequence ATGGCGCGGCCACCCAGCCGACGCCCCGGCATCAACCGGAAGGCGCAATATAGCCTGTTTGCGAGCTATGTGGTGGCGGTTGCCGGTGCGGCGGCCGGCCTGCTGCTGGTCGTGGTCGCGATGTTCGATCCGACCGGCTTCGCTGGCCTGCGCACGGTCACCGCCGAACTGACCCGCCCGGTTTCGGCCGGCCTCAAGAATATGGTCAGCGGCATCAGTTCGGTGGACGAGGTGCTGGCCGCCTATTGGCGGGCGGGCTCGCAGAATGTGGCGCTGCGCCGCCAGGTCGAGACGGATCGCAACCGCATCATCGAGGCGAAGGCGGTCAAGCAGGAAAATGCGCGGCTAAAGAAGCTGCTCAAGCTGGTCGACGAGGATCAGAGCGACCTGCTGACGGCGCGGCTCATCAGTTCCTCCTCCAGCAGCGCGCGCCGTTTCGCGCGGCTCAACGCGGGCCGCTGGCAGGGCGTGCGCCCCGGAATGCCGGTCCGCGCCGCCGAAGGGCTGATCGGCCGCATCCATAGCACGACGCCCAACACCGCCGAAGTGCTGCTACTGACGGACACCGGCAATATCGTGCCGATCCGTCGCGCCAATGACAGCGTTCCCGCCATTTCGACCGGAGCGGGCGACGGGTCGCTCGAAATCCGGGCGTTGTCCGCGGGCCGCAACCCCTTCAAGCCAGGCGACCTGCTGGTGACGTCGGGCATCGGCGGCATATACCAGCCCAATATCCCCGTCGCCGTAGTGGTCCGCGTCGAGGGCGAGATCGCCTGGGGCTTCCCCCTGGCCAACCCCTCGCGCGTCGATGCGGTCGTGGTGGAACGCGCCTTCGAGGAGGTGGTGACGCGCGGTGGAGCCGCCGAGACGGCGCAGGAGGCGGCGCCGGCCGCAAATGCGAGCGCGCCGTGA
- a CDS encoding aldo/keto reductase gives MKTRILGKGGLEVSELGFGCMGLSFGYGPPTDRGEAVELVRAAYDLGVTFFDTAEAYGAENEELLGEALASVRDQVVYATKFGWKDGNASTGETDSRPERIKLVAEQSLKRLKTDRIDLFYQHRVDPNVPIEDVAGAVQELIWEGKVKHFGLSEAGPATIRRADAVQPVAALQSEYSLFTRDVEFEILPTLEELGIGFVPFSPLGKGFLTGKIDTATTFADGDIRNVLPRFQGEARIANQRLAIAISEIATAKGMTPAQAALAWLLAQKPWIAPIPGTTKLYRLEENVGGANVALTQEELDAIAAVLADIPVQGARYPEAAMRLIDR, from the coding sequence ATGAAAACGCGTATTCTTGGGAAAGGTGGCCTGGAGGTCTCCGAACTCGGCTTCGGCTGCATGGGGCTTTCGTTTGGCTACGGCCCGCCTACTGACCGCGGCGAGGCGGTAGAGCTGGTACGGGCGGCCTACGACCTTGGTGTGACCTTCTTTGATACGGCGGAGGCCTATGGCGCCGAGAACGAAGAGCTGCTCGGTGAAGCGCTTGCATCGGTGCGCGATCAGGTGGTGTATGCCACCAAGTTCGGGTGGAAAGACGGCAATGCGAGCACCGGCGAAACGGACAGCCGGCCTGAACGCATCAAGCTTGTCGCAGAGCAGTCGCTGAAACGGCTCAAGACCGACCGCATCGATCTGTTCTACCAGCACCGCGTCGATCCGAACGTGCCGATCGAGGATGTTGCGGGCGCGGTTCAGGAGTTGATCTGGGAAGGCAAGGTCAAGCATTTTGGCCTGTCGGAAGCTGGCCCCGCCACCATCCGCCGCGCTGATGCGGTCCAGCCTGTCGCTGCACTCCAGAGCGAATATTCGCTCTTCACCCGCGACGTCGAATTCGAGATCCTGCCGACGCTGGAGGAACTGGGGATCGGCTTCGTGCCGTTCAGCCCGCTGGGCAAGGGTTTTCTCACCGGCAAGATTGACACGGCCACCACCTTCGCGGACGGGGACATCCGTAATGTCCTTCCGCGTTTCCAGGGTGAGGCACGCATCGCAAATCAGCGTCTGGCTATCGCCATCAGTGAAATCGCGACCGCCAAGGGCATGACGCCTGCTCAGGCGGCACTTGCGTGGCTGCTCGCTCAGAAGCCCTGGATCGCGCCGATTCCTGGCACCACCAAGCTCTATCGCCTGGAGGAGAATGTTGGCGGCGCCAACGTAGCGCTAACGCAAGAAGAGCTGGACGCCATCGCCGCAGTACTCGCGGATATCCCCGTCCAGGGGGCTCGCTATCCTGAGGCCGCCATGCGCCTGATCGACAGATGA
- the rodA gene encoding rod shape-determining protein RodA — protein MSIIPHSVTQFPWRVLLLLLAIATFGTLVLYSAAGGSIFPWAVNQGVRFCVFSGMALALSRVPLELFSRFAFPAYGAVLAALVLVELIGGVAGGSQRWINLGFMQLQPSEFMKPIIVLAVARFYAMLPVGEIRRWNAIWPALVLIGLPWALVLVQPDLGTATMILAGGITVMFLAGLPLRLFVGSGLAVAAIVPIAFSFLHDYQKNRVLIFLDPESDPLGAGYHISQSKIAIGSGGIWGKGFLQGTQSHLDYLPEGHTDFVFATMAEEWGLLGGVLLIGGFMLLFRWGIRVSMRTQDKFARLVAAGLTTTIFFYVAINLMMVMGLAPVVGIPLPFMSYGGSSMLTVMLCVGIIMAIDRAGKRRAGVGNWA, from the coding sequence ATGAGCATCATCCCCCATTCCGTGACGCAATTTCCCTGGCGGGTGCTGCTGCTGCTGCTGGCCATCGCGACCTTCGGGACACTGGTCCTCTACAGCGCTGCGGGGGGCAGCATCTTTCCCTGGGCCGTCAACCAGGGCGTCCGCTTTTGCGTCTTTTCCGGCATGGCCCTGGCATTGAGCCGGGTGCCGCTCGAGCTGTTCTCGCGCTTCGCCTTTCCCGCCTATGGCGCGGTGCTGGCAGCGCTGGTGCTGGTGGAACTGATCGGCGGGGTCGCGGGCGGCAGCCAGCGCTGGATCAACCTGGGCTTCATGCAGTTGCAGCCGTCCGAGTTCATGAAGCCGATCATCGTGCTGGCGGTGGCCCGCTTCTACGCGATGCTGCCGGTGGGCGAGATCCGCCGCTGGAACGCGATCTGGCCCGCGCTGGTGCTGATCGGCCTGCCCTGGGCGCTGGTCCTGGTGCAGCCGGATCTGGGCACCGCGACGATGATCCTTGCCGGTGGCATCACCGTGATGTTCCTCGCCGGCCTGCCCTTGCGCCTGTTCGTCGGTTCGGGCCTGGCCGTGGCCGCCATCGTACCGATCGCCTTCAGCTTCCTGCATGACTATCAGAAGAACCGCGTCCTCATCTTCCTCGATCCGGAAAGCGACCCGCTGGGCGCCGGCTATCATATCAGCCAGTCCAAGATCGCGATCGGATCGGGCGGCATCTGGGGCAAGGGATTCCTTCAGGGTACGCAAAGCCATCTCGACTATCTGCCCGAAGGCCATACCGACTTCGTCTTCGCCACCATGGCGGAGGAATGGGGCCTGCTGGGCGGGGTGCTGCTGATCGGCGGCTTCATGCTGCTGTTCCGCTGGGGCATCCGGGTTTCCATGCGGACACAGGACAAGTTCGCACGGCTGGTGGCAGCGGGCCTGACCACCACCATCTTCTTCTATGTCGCGATCAACCTGATGATGGTCATGGGGCTGGCGCCGGTTGTCGGCATACCCCTGCCCTTCATGTCCTACGGCGGATCATCGATGCTGACGGTCATGCTATGCGTAGGGATCATCATGGCGATCGACCGGGCGGGCAAGCGTCGCGCGGGCGTCGGAAACTGGGCCTGA
- a CDS encoding rod shape-determining protein, whose protein sequence is MSIFSRLFKFSSQDMAIDLGTANTVVYVRGRGIVLNEPSVVAVETLNGVKRVKAVGEDAKLMMGKTPDSIEAIRPLRDGVIADIDVAEQMIKHFITKVHGGKHSPWRAPEIVICVPSGSTSVERRAIRDAASNAGASQVFLIEEPMAAAIGADMPVTEPIGSMVVDIGGGTTEVAVLSLRGLAYTTSVRVGGDKMDEAIVSFVRRHHNLLIGEATAERIKKQYGVAQPPEDGVGETIHIKGRDLVNGVPKEISINQGQIADALAEPISTIVEGVRIALENTAPELAADIVDQGIVLTGGGALLKGLDDELRDETGLPVTIAEDPLTCVAIGTGRAMEDPIFRGVLQTA, encoded by the coding sequence ATGTCGATCTTCTCGCGTCTCTTCAAATTCTCCTCGCAGGATATGGCCATCGATCTCGGCACCGCCAATACGGTGGTCTATGTACGTGGCCGGGGCATCGTCCTGAACGAGCCTTCGGTGGTGGCGGTGGAGACGCTGAACGGCGTCAAGCGCGTCAAGGCCGTCGGTGAAGACGCCAAGCTGATGATGGGCAAGACCCCGGATTCGATCGAGGCCATCCGGCCGCTGCGCGATGGCGTGATCGCCGACATCGACGTGGCCGAGCAGATGATCAAGCATTTCATCACCAAGGTGCATGGCGGCAAGCACAGCCCCTGGCGCGCGCCGGAGATCGTGATCTGCGTGCCCAGCGGATCGACCAGCGTCGAGCGCCGCGCCATTCGCGACGCCGCCAGCAACGCCGGCGCCAGCCAGGTCTTCCTGATCGAAGAGCCGATGGCCGCAGCGATCGGTGCCGACATGCCCGTGACCGAGCCGATCGGTTCGATGGTGGTGGACATCGGCGGTGGCACGACCGAAGTTGCCGTGCTCTCGCTGCGCGGCCTCGCCTATACCACCAGCGTCCGCGTGGGCGGCGACAAGATGGACGAGGCGATCGTCTCCTTCGTGCGTCGCCATCACAATCTGCTGATCGGCGAAGCCACGGCCGAGCGGATCAAGAAGCAATATGGCGTCGCCCAGCCGCCGGAAGATGGCGTCGGCGAGACGATCCATATCAAGGGCCGCGACCTGGTGAACGGCGTGCCGAAGGAAATTTCGATCAACCAGGGCCAGATCGCCGATGCGCTGGCCGAGCCGATCAGCACCATCGTCGAAGGCGTGCGGATCGCGCTGGAAAACACCGCACCCGAACTGGCCGCCGACATCGTCGACCAGGGCATCGTCCTGACCGGCGGCGGCGCGCTGCTCAAGGGGCTGGACGACGAACTGCGCGACGAGACGGGCCTGCCCGTCACCATCGCCGAAGATCCGCTGACCTGCGTCGCGATCGGCACTGGCCGCGCGATGGAGGATCCGATCTTCCGGGGTGTGCTGCAAACCGCCTGA